One window of Ralstonia pickettii DTP0602 genomic DNA carries:
- a CDS encoding membrane protein (K02494: lolB; outer membrane lipoprotein LolB) encodes MNRTRRLALLCLGAPLLLQACASVAPSRNFDADGTAASQQYTGRFSANYVRYGRDEGVQGSFRWEEQGRNVRLDLVSPLGQTLAVVTATPSGATLDLPNQPPRNAPEVDTLMEEALGFALPVAGMRDWLHGRAAQGSPARTTRDEQGRLATLAQNGWTVRYVAWQDTSAPDAAARPVPRRIDLARDSAANPLSVRLVIDPRTP; translated from the coding sequence ATGAACCGAACCCGACGCCTGGCACTGCTTTGCCTTGGCGCCCCCCTGCTGCTGCAGGCTTGCGCCAGCGTGGCGCCGTCGCGCAATTTCGATGCCGATGGAACCGCCGCGAGCCAGCAATACACTGGCCGCTTCTCCGCCAACTACGTGCGCTACGGGCGCGACGAAGGCGTGCAGGGCAGCTTCCGCTGGGAGGAGCAGGGCCGTAACGTGCGCCTGGACCTGGTCTCCCCGCTTGGCCAGACGCTGGCCGTGGTGACCGCCACGCCATCGGGCGCCACGCTCGACCTGCCCAACCAGCCGCCGCGCAATGCGCCCGAGGTCGACACGCTGATGGAAGAGGCGCTCGGCTTCGCGCTGCCGGTGGCAGGCATGCGCGACTGGCTGCATGGCCGCGCCGCGCAGGGCTCGCCCGCGCGCACCACGCGCGACGAGCAGGGACGCCTCGCAACGCTCGCGCAGAACGGCTGGACCGTGCGCTATGTCGCGTGGCAGGACACCTCTGCGCCCGATGCGGCTGCCCGCCCGGTGCCGCGCCGTATCGACCTGGCGCGCGATTCCGCCGCCAATCCGCTGTCGGTACGCCTGGTGATCGATCCGCGAACGCCATGA
- the ipk gene encoding 4-diphosphocytidyl-2C-methyl-D-erythritol kinase (An essential enzyme in the nonmevalonate pathway of isopentenyl diphosphate and dimethylallyl diphosphate biosynthesis~K00919: ispE; 4-diphosphocytidyl-2-C-methyl-D-erythritol kinase [EC:2.7.1.148]): MTRTAALPPPELRDCPAPAKLNLFLHVTGRRPDGYHTLQTVFQLVDWSDTLHFRRRDDGVIARVTDVPGVPADTDLAVRAARALQAASGTAFGADIAIDKVLPMGGGIGGGSSDAATTLLALNHLWGLGFSRAELMRIGLTLGADVPVFVLGHNAFAEGVGEQLTPVDLPDSWFVVIHPKQHVPTAEIFSDSCLTRDTPLSIIAVFAARTNKFDFGRNDLEPIATAKFGEVARALAWLKQHNQHARMTGSGACVFARFPDATTAQQVLERLPPEWDGRCVRSLARHPLAALA; the protein is encoded by the coding sequence ATGACCCGAACCGCTGCCCTGCCCCCGCCCGAGCTGCGCGACTGCCCGGCGCCGGCCAAGCTCAACCTGTTCCTGCATGTCACCGGCCGCCGCCCTGACGGCTACCACACGCTGCAGACCGTGTTCCAGCTGGTCGACTGGTCCGACACGCTGCATTTCCGCAGGCGCGATGACGGCGTCATCGCGCGTGTCACCGATGTGCCCGGCGTGCCGGCCGACACCGACCTGGCAGTGCGCGCCGCGCGCGCCTTGCAGGCGGCCAGCGGCACCGCCTTCGGCGCCGACATCGCCATCGACAAGGTGCTGCCCATGGGCGGCGGCATCGGCGGCGGATCGTCCGACGCGGCCACCACGCTGCTGGCGCTGAACCACCTGTGGGGCCTCGGCTTTTCGCGTGCCGAATTGATGCGCATCGGCCTGACGCTGGGGGCCGACGTGCCTGTGTTCGTGCTCGGGCATAACGCGTTTGCCGAAGGCGTTGGCGAGCAACTGACGCCGGTCGATTTGCCCGACAGTTGGTTCGTCGTCATCCACCCGAAACAACACGTGCCGACCGCTGAAATTTTTTCGGACAGCTGCTTGACAAGGGATACGCCGCTCTCCATAATTGCGGTCTTCGCTGCTCGCACAAACAAATTCGATTTCGGTCGCAACGACCTGGAACCGATAGCAACAGCGAAGTTCGGCGAAGTCGCCCGAGCCCTTGCATGGCTGAAGCAACACAATCAGCATGCTAGGATGACCGGTTCCGGAGCCTGTGTGTTTGCGCGTTTTCCCGACGCAACAACAGCGCAGCAGGTTTTGGAAAGGTTGCCTCCCGAGTGGGATGGCAGGTGTGTGCGCAGTCTGGCACGTCACCCGCTCGCAGCGCTCGCATAG